GGATGGCTACATTCTGAGCCTCGTCCAGAAAAAAACACACCCTGTAAGGACCAACAAACCAAGAACCAGCGTGAACGCTGACCCCACAAAAGGGCTTCTGAGGAACGGGAGCGTTTGTATCAGAGCCCCGGGCGGTGTCTCGCAGGGCAACAGTGTGAACCTTAAGAATTCGAAACAGGCATGTCTGCCCTCTGGCGGGATACCTTCTCTGGACAATGGGACATTCTCCCCACCGAAGCCCTGGTCAAAAGAATCAAAGGCTGAACAAGCCGAAAGCAAGAGGTTGCCCCTGCCAGAGGGCTGCCCCTCAGGCGCTGCCTCCGACCTTCAGAGTAAGCACCTGCCGAAAACGGCCAAGCCAGCCTCCCAAGAACATGCTCGGTGTCCCGCCATCGGGACAGGGGAGTCCCCTAAAGAAAACGCTCAGCTCTCAGGGGCTTCTCCAAAAGAGAGTCCCGGCATAGGCCCTGCCCCGCCGCGGGAGAACAAAGTTGTCCAGCCTCTGAAAAAGATGTCACAGAAAAACAGCCTGCAGGGCGTCACCCCGGCCGCTCCTCCCCTGCTGTCTCCAGCTTTCCCGGTGGAAGAGAGGCCTGCCTTGGATTTCAAGAGCGAGGGCTCTTCTTCCCAAAGCCTGGAGGAAGCGCACCTGGTCAAGGCCCAGTTCATCCCGGGGCAGCAGCCCAGTGTCCGGCTCCACCGGGGCCACAGGAACGTGGGCGTCGCGAAGAGCTCTAGCCTGAAGCACCGCGGCCCAGCCCTCCAGGGGCTGGAGAACGGCTTGCCCACCGTCAGGGAGAAAACGCGGGCCGGGAGCAAAAAGTGTCGCTTCCCGGATGACTTGGATACAAATAAGAAACTCAAGAAAGCCTCCTCCAAGGGGAGGAAGAGCGGGGGCGGGCCCGAGGCTGGTCTTCCTGGCAGGCCCGCGGGCGGGGGCCACAGGGCGGGGAGCAGGGCGCACGGCCACGGACGGGAGGCGGTAGTGGCCAAACCTAAGCACAAGCGAACTGACTACCGGCGGTGGAAGTCCTCGGCCGAGATTTCGTATGAAGAGGCCCTGAGGAGGGCCCGGCGGGGTCGCCGGGAGAATGTGGGGCTGTACCCCGCGCCGGTGCAGCTGCCCTACGCCAGTCCCTACGCCTATGTGGCTAGCGACTCCGAATACTCGGCGGAGTGCGAGTCCCTGTTCCACTCCACCGTGGTGGACACCAGTGAGGATGAGCAGAGCAATTACACCACCAACTGCTTCGGGGACAGCGAGTCGAGTGTGAGCGAGGGCGAGTTCGTGGGGGAGAGCACAACCACCAGCGACTCTGAAGAAAGCGGTGGCTTGATTTGGTCCCAGTTTGTCCAGACTCTCCCCATTCAAACGGTAACGGCGCCAGACCTTCACAACCACCACGCAAAAACCTTTGTCAAAATTAAGGCCTCACATAACCTCAAGAAGAAGATCCTCCGCTTTCGGTCTGGCTCTTTGAAACTGATGACGACGGTTTGAGTGACGTCATTGGTGTagaaagtgtctttttttttttttctagttgccaaaataaaaaaggtggtggtttcatttttgtataatacTTTAATggaatgcttttttaaaaagataaaaccaaGGTAAATTATTGTTTCATCTTCACATACGGACGCTAGTGCCTTTAATGGAAGGTTAAGAATGTTTTGCTAGTTAGAAGTAAATATTGAGGTTTTAATGGTGATAGTGAGTTTTGTGGTAccagctgttttttattttaatctttctgagcATCCGGCAAGGTACAGGTTTCGATGTTCAAGTTTTATTGGGATAAGACCGTTTGATCCCAAGGTCAGGTGGATGGAATTTTTGGATTTATATTTGCTCCTTGAGTTTTCAGGGCAGTGTCTCCATGAGGCTTTTCCTGTTGAGGGACACCACATACAATAGTGTGAAGTAGGTACGAGGGGCAGTCATTGTATTCTATAGTTTTTTATGTAGTCTACATTTCTCAGATGTATGCCCATTCGGCTTTATTCtcagaactgtttttttttttactagactCATGACTTGGAGGCCAGACCTTAAATCCAGAGATGGCAGCCTGGATAGGGACCTTAAAAGGATTCACAAAAACTTTTGCCACACTTGGTGCCTAGGCCCTGTTCCTAATAACCCCTTCTAGGGCCGTTTATCCAACATTTTGATGCCGCCTTTTCCCTCCCTAATTTGTAGCCAATCTAACCTTTCATTCCTTGGAGGATTTACTTTTGGGATAAAATTTGGGTCCTTGGGCACAGAGACATTCACTATTAATGAAGTAACCCTTGGGCATGACTCCAATCCCAGAATTGCTCACTGAGCGCTATGCCACCTAAGCATTGACCTGAACATATTAGTGCAATCCAGTCCAGATTGGACCGCTGATCCTATGTGGAAGGgctgttttttaagaaaaaatttttggTAAACAGTATTGTGTAAAATTGCTTTTTGTATACCAATATATGCATGTTTTGTGCATGAGTAGTACTTGTGTTGATATTCCTGTTGATGTTAAATTACTATATAATATAAAcagtatgtgtttttatatatcaTTGTGTAAATTTAATATAACACATATGCAGTAATAAACGATTTGTTTTACTGCTGTTAAGTTTGTTATTTCGGTATAAAACCAGATGTTTACACCTATAAATCTTGTGCTGGTTATTGGTGTTATTTGTGAGATTTATATTAGACCTATTCTAGCGTTAGAATATGTGCAATATAGATAGGTTTTAGTATTAGAATGGACGATGAGCAAGCAAATGAAGGAAAGCAGACAACTTCTAGTTAAGGTACTTTAAAATTTAGGATACATTTTATAGGTGCCATCtaaggaaaatatttctgaaaataatccCCTCTCCCaactttttattacaaaaaatcTCAAACATGGAAAACTTGAAAGGATAATATAATAAACAACTCTATGCCACCTAGATTCAACAGTTGCCAGCATTTTGCCATGCTTGCTGTAACTGTATTTATGTATTAGGTTTAACTATATTACTGATTTTTCAGATCAAAGACAGATACTATCATGGCAATCCTCCCCTCTCCCTACCCCacactgataaaatattttaaagtaaatttcagGTATGATATTTTATCTCTAAAAAGCATACATTACCCAAGAACAAGGAGATTCTCCTGTATACCTACAATATGATCGCACTTAAGGAAAATCAGTAGTAATTCATAATATcaaaattttatatggaaaattTCCCAATGTGTTTCAAGAACTTTTAATAGCGGCTTTCTGCCCTCCTACCTCCCCTGCAAAGCAGGATTCAGTCAATGTCATGCATTGCATTTGGTTGTGGGTTGTAGGTTTCTTTTTAGTCTAGAACAGTCTCCCCACGTTAAACAAAAGAtactaggtttttattttttgagacagaatctcactctgtcacccaggctggaatgcagtggcttgatattggctcactgcagcctccacctcccaggttcaagcgattctcctgcctcagcctcctgagtagctgggattacaggtgtgcaccaccatgcctggctaatttttttgtatttttagtagagacagagtttctccatgttggtcaggctggtctcgaactcctgacctacctcgtgatccacccgcctcggcctcccaaagtgctgggattacaggcgtgagacaccgcgcctgacctatttatttatttttgagacggagtctggatctgtccctcaggctggagggcagtggcacaatactggctcactgcaatgtctgcctcacaagttcaagtgatccttccacctctgcctcacgaatacctgggaatacaggcctGCGCCAGTATGACCGGCtagtttgtactttttgtagaaatgagttttcaccatgttggtcaggctggtcttgaactcctggcctcaagtgatctgcctgcctcggtctcccaaagtgctgggattacgggcgtgagtcaTCACGCCCGGCCAGATAATTGGCTCTTTAAAGAGGAAGGACAGTTTTCTTGTAGAAAGGCCAACATGTTGGATTTGGTTGTTTCCTTATGTTGTCTTAGAATCCGGGCCCTTTATTTCCTATAAACTGGGTGAGACTTGATCGAATTCAGGTTAAACATTCTTGGCAAgaatatttctctaatgatgttGTATACTCTTACTCTTTCACATCAAGAAACAATAGCAGGTTGCCCCACTATTTGATACCTTGATTAAGTTGGTGAACATAGATTTCTTCATGATAAAAGTAAGTCTTCTTATGCAAATAGTACTTGGGGATGGATTCTTTGGTACTGTGGCTCTCCTATCCCTCAACAAATTCCACTTAATGGCTTTAGCTTACATggctgattctttttcttttttttgagacagagtctcgtttagccgcccaggctggagttgcagtggcgcgatctcagctcactgcaaccaccatctcccgggttcaagcgattctgctgcctcagcctcctgagtagctgggattacaggcaccgccaccatacccggctaatttttgtattttagtagagatggggtttcaccatgttggccaggctggtcttgaactcctgacctcaggtgatctgcccgtcttggcctcccaaagtgctaggattacaggcgggagccactgtg
The window above is part of the Macaca fascicularis isolate 582-1 chromosome 7, T2T-MFA8v1.1 genome. Proteins encoded here:
- the DACT1 gene encoding dapper homolog 1 isoform X3, with product MKPSPAGTAKELEPPAPTRGEQRTAEPEGRWREKGEADTERQRTRERQEATLAGLAELEYLRQRQELLVRGALRGAGSAGAAAPRAGELLGEAAQRSRLEEKFLEENILLLRKQLNCLRRRDAGLLNQLQELDKQISDLRLDVEKTSEEHLETDSRPSSDLIGLLEYKEGHCEDQASGAVCRSLSTPQFNSLDVIADVNPKYQCDLVSKNGNDVYRYPSPLHAVAVQSPMFLLCLTGNPLREEDRLGNHANDICGGSELNAVKTDSSLPSPSSLWSASHPSSSKKMDGYILSLVQKKTHPVRTNKPRTSVNADPTKGLLRNGSVCIRAPGGVSQGNSVNLKNSKQACLPSGGIPSLDNGTFSPPKPWSKESKAEQAESKRLPLPEGCPSGAASDLQSKHLPKTAKPASQEHARCPAIGTGESPKENAQLSGASPKESPGIGPAPPRENKVVQPLKKMSQKNSLQGVTPAAPPLLSPAFPVEERPALDFKSEGSSSQSLEEAHLVKAQFIPGQQPSVRLHRGHRNVGVAKSSSLKHRGPALQGLENGLPTVREKTRAGSKKCRFPDDLDTNKKLKKASSKGRKSGGGPEAGLPGRPAGGGHRAGSRAHGHGREAVVAKPKHKRTDYRRWKSSAEISYEEALRRARRGRRENVGLYPAPVQLPYASPYAYVASDSEYSAECESLFHSTVVDTSEDEQSNYTTNCFGDSESSVSEGEFVGESTTTSDSEESGGLIWSQFVQTLPIQTVTAPDLHNHHAKTFVKIKASHNLKKKILRFRSGSLKLMTTV
- the DACT1 gene encoding dapper homolog 1 isoform X1, which produces MKPSPAGTAKELEPPAPTRGEQRTAEPEGRWREKGEADTERQRTRERQEATLAGLAELEYLRQRQELLVRGALRGAGSAGAAAPRAGELLGEAAQRSRLEEKFLEENILLLRKQLNCLRRRDAGLLNQLQELDKQISDLRLDVEKTSEEHLETDSRPSSGFYELSDGASGSLSNSSNSVFSECLSSCHSSTCFCSPLEATLTLSDGCPKSADLIGLLEYKEGHCEDQASGAVCRSLSTPQFNSLDVIADVNPKYQCDLVSKNGNDVYRYPSPLHAVAVQSPMFLLCLTGNPLREEDRLGNHANDICGGSELNAVKTDSSLPSPSSLWSASHPSSSKKMDGYILSLVQKKTHPVRTNKPRTSVNADPTKGLLRNGSVCIRAPGGVSQGNSVNLKNSKQACLPSGGIPSLDNGTFSPPKPWSKESKAEQAESKRLPLPEGCPSGAASDLQSKHLPKTAKPASQEHARCPAIGTGESPKENAQLSGASPKESPGIGPAPPRENKVVQPLKKMSQKNSLQGVTPAAPPLLSPAFPVEERPALDFKSEGSSSQSLEEAHLVKAQFIPGQQPSVRLHRGHRNVGVAKSSSLKHRGPALQGLENGLPTVREKTRAGSKKCRFPDDLDTNKKLKKASSKGRKSGGGPEAGLPGRPAGGGHRAGSRAHGHGREAVVAKPKHKRTDYRRWKSSAEISYEEALRRARRGRRENVGLYPAPVQLPYASPYAYVASDSEYSAECESLFHSTVVDTSEDEQSNYTTNCFGDSESSVSEGEFVGESTTTSDSEESGGLIWSQFVQTLPIQTVTAPDLHNHHAKTFVKIKASHNLKKKILRFRSGSLKLMTTV
- the DACT1 gene encoding dapper homolog 1 isoform X4; this encodes MKPSPAGTAKELEPPAPTRGEQRTAEPEGRWREKGEADTERQRTRERQEATLAGLAELEYLRQRQELLVRGALRGAGSAGAAAPRAGELLGEAAQRSRLEEKFLEENILLLRKQLNCLRRRDAGLLNQLQELDKQISDLRLDVEKTSEEHLETDSRPSSDVNPKYQCDLVSKNGNDVYRYPSPLHAVAVQSPMFLLCLTGNPLREEDRLGNHANDICGGSELNAVKTDSSLPSPSSLWSASHPSSSKKMDGYILSLVQKKTHPVRTNKPRTSVNADPTKGLLRNGSVCIRAPGGVSQGNSVNLKNSKQACLPSGGIPSLDNGTFSPPKPWSKESKAEQAESKRLPLPEGCPSGAASDLQSKHLPKTAKPASQEHARCPAIGTGESPKENAQLSGASPKESPGIGPAPPRENKVVQPLKKMSQKNSLQGVTPAAPPLLSPAFPVEERPALDFKSEGSSSQSLEEAHLVKAQFIPGQQPSVRLHRGHRNVGVAKSSSLKHRGPALQGLENGLPTVREKTRAGSKKCRFPDDLDTNKKLKKASSKGRKSGGGPEAGLPGRPAGGGHRAGSRAHGHGREAVVAKPKHKRTDYRRWKSSAEISYEEALRRARRGRRENVGLYPAPVQLPYASPYAYVASDSEYSAECESLFHSTVVDTSEDEQSNYTTNCFGDSESSVSEGEFVGESTTTSDSEESGGLIWSQFVQTLPIQTVTAPDLHNHHAKTFVKIKASHNLKKKILRFRSGSLKLMTTV
- the DACT1 gene encoding dapper homolog 1 isoform X2 → MKPSPAGTAKELEPPAPTRGEQRTAEPEGRWREKGEADTERQRTRERQEATLAGLAELEYLRQRQELLVRGALRGAGSAGAAAPRAGELLGEAAQRSRLEEKFLEENILLLRKQLNCLRRRDAGLLNQLQELDKQISDLRLDVEKTSEEHLETDSRPSSGFYELSDGASGSLSNSSNSVFSECLSSCHSSTCFCSPLEATLTLSDGCPKSADVNPKYQCDLVSKNGNDVYRYPSPLHAVAVQSPMFLLCLTGNPLREEDRLGNHANDICGGSELNAVKTDSSLPSPSSLWSASHPSSSKKMDGYILSLVQKKTHPVRTNKPRTSVNADPTKGLLRNGSVCIRAPGGVSQGNSVNLKNSKQACLPSGGIPSLDNGTFSPPKPWSKESKAEQAESKRLPLPEGCPSGAASDLQSKHLPKTAKPASQEHARCPAIGTGESPKENAQLSGASPKESPGIGPAPPRENKVVQPLKKMSQKNSLQGVTPAAPPLLSPAFPVEERPALDFKSEGSSSQSLEEAHLVKAQFIPGQQPSVRLHRGHRNVGVAKSSSLKHRGPALQGLENGLPTVREKTRAGSKKCRFPDDLDTNKKLKKASSKGRKSGGGPEAGLPGRPAGGGHRAGSRAHGHGREAVVAKPKHKRTDYRRWKSSAEISYEEALRRARRGRRENVGLYPAPVQLPYASPYAYVASDSEYSAECESLFHSTVVDTSEDEQSNYTTNCFGDSESSVSEGEFVGESTTTSDSEESGGLIWSQFVQTLPIQTVTAPDLHNHHAKTFVKIKASHNLKKKILRFRSGSLKLMTTV